In Nocardia sp. NBC_00403, one DNA window encodes the following:
- a CDS encoding FHA domain-containing protein, with the protein MSSPGAQTITVRHDGTERVFDSSNPITMGRAPEVTLFVDSPLVSRVHATLTWQGSAWVLTDNGSTNGVFVDARRLGQPVSIDRPTQVRLGDAISGPLLHLLPAVPSPRQARTHLAPPPGHHHQQRQPPQSGQLPPSAQLPQSGQLPQNVPSQQLNINMTTRADTSSLPPLRARPSTSQIARGDRLPPGGLDIGRTTDNQIVVNDPLASRKHARLVAAKEGLTIEDLGSANGTFVNGRREQRTVLRERDIITIGNIDFVVQQGTLVHRQKPVAEQGLHVHGVGFTVEGNKQLLVDVNMQAGRGTLTALIGPSGAGKSTLSKLIAGTTNPSGGVVTFEGRNLHAEYEALRSRIGMVPQDDVLHRQLTVRQALGYAAELRLPPDNSKADRQQVIDGVLKELSLTEHADTRVDRLSGGQRKRASVALELLTGPSLLILDEPTSGLDPALDRQVMVMLRELADAGRVVIVVTHSVACLDMCDQVLLLAPGGKTAFCGHPAGVGGALGTSDWAEIFAKVAANPDQAFAAYRSRQAAVPPPPPPAQTGHAGSPPQSSGGKQFSTLARRQVRLIFADRGYLAFLVILPFILGVLSLVVPGQNGFQRGALAALPDGTFAPTGGSETQQLLVVLILGACFMGSTLTVRDLVGERTIFFRERAVGLKPSAYLMAKIAVFSVTAFLQSAVLVGITLAGKKAPAEGSVIANGSVELYIDISLTAVCCVVFGLLLSSLARSNEQVMPMLVVMIMAQLVMAGGLIPVTGRVVLEQLSWLFPARWGYAAGASTVNVREVFLNAQPDTLWQHKSDIWGLDVGLLVVITVILAIFTWRKLRLKKSAA; encoded by the coding sequence ATGTCTTCACCGGGGGCGCAGACCATCACCGTGCGCCATGATGGAACCGAACGGGTTTTCGATTCGAGCAATCCGATCACGATGGGCCGCGCGCCGGAAGTGACGCTGTTCGTCGACAGCCCGCTCGTCTCACGAGTGCACGCGACGCTGACCTGGCAGGGGAGTGCCTGGGTGCTGACCGACAACGGCAGCACGAACGGCGTTTTCGTGGATGCGCGCAGGCTAGGCCAGCCCGTTTCGATCGATCGGCCGACTCAGGTTCGGCTCGGTGATGCCATCAGCGGCCCACTGCTACATCTGCTTCCCGCTGTTCCCTCGCCCCGACAGGCGCGCACCCACTTGGCGCCGCCGCCGGGCCACCACCACCAGCAGCGGCAACCGCCGCAGTCGGGGCAGCTGCCGCCGTCCGCGCAGTTGCCGCAGTCGGGGCAGTTGCCACAGAACGTGCCGTCGCAGCAGCTCAATATCAATATGACGACCAGGGCCGACACCTCCTCACTGCCGCCGCTGCGGGCCAGACCGTCCACTTCGCAGATCGCCCGCGGCGACCGCCTGCCGCCCGGCGGCCTCGACATCGGCCGCACCACCGACAACCAGATCGTCGTCAACGACCCACTGGCCTCGCGCAAGCATGCCCGCCTCGTCGCAGCCAAGGAGGGGCTGACGATCGAGGACCTCGGTTCGGCGAACGGCACCTTCGTCAACGGCCGCCGCGAGCAGCGCACGGTGCTGCGCGAGCGCGACATCATCACCATCGGCAATATCGACTTCGTCGTCCAGCAGGGCACTTTGGTGCATCGGCAGAAGCCGGTCGCCGAGCAAGGCCTGCACGTGCACGGCGTCGGGTTCACCGTCGAGGGCAACAAGCAGCTGCTCGTCGATGTCAATATGCAGGCCGGGCGCGGCACGCTGACCGCGCTGATCGGACCCTCCGGTGCGGGCAAGTCGACGCTGTCCAAGCTGATCGCGGGCACCACCAACCCCTCCGGCGGTGTGGTCACCTTCGAAGGGCGCAACCTGCACGCCGAGTACGAGGCATTGCGTTCCCGCATCGGCATGGTGCCGCAGGACGACGTGCTGCATCGGCAGCTCACTGTGCGTCAGGCGCTCGGGTATGCCGCGGAACTGCGCTTGCCGCCCGACAACAGCAAGGCCGATCGCCAGCAGGTGATCGACGGTGTGCTGAAAGAACTTTCGCTCACCGAGCACGCCGACACCAGGGTCGACCGGCTCTCCGGCGGTCAGCGCAAGCGTGCCTCGGTGGCGCTGGAGCTGCTGACCGGTCCGTCGCTGCTGATCCTGGACGAACCGACCTCGGGTCTCGACCCGGCCCTCGATCGCCAGGTGATGGTGATGCTGCGCGAGCTGGCCGACGCCGGTCGCGTTGTCATCGTGGTGACCCACTCGGTGGCCTGCCTCGACATGTGCGATCAGGTGCTGCTGCTCGCACCCGGCGGCAAGACGGCCTTCTGTGGCCACCCGGCCGGGGTCGGTGGCGCGCTCGGCACCAGCGACTGGGCGGAGATCTTCGCCAAGGTCGCCGCGAACCCGGACCAGGCGTTCGCCGCCTACCGCTCCAGACAGGCCGCTGTGCCGCCGCCACCGCCGCCCGCGCAGACCGGGCATGCGGGTAGCCCACCCCAATCCAGTGGTGGCAAACAGTTCTCCACCTTGGCGCGACGGCAGGTGCGCCTGATCTTCGCCGACCGCGGATATCTGGCGTTCCTGGTGATCCTGCCGTTCATTCTCGGTGTGCTGTCGCTGGTGGTGCCCGGCCAGAACGGCTTCCAACGCGGCGCGCTCGCGGCGCTGCCGGACGGCACCTTCGCCCCGACCGGAGGTAGCGAGACCCAGCAGCTGTTGGTGGTGCTCATCCTCGGTGCCTGCTTCATGGGTTCCACGCTCACCGTGCGCGACCTGGTCGGCGAGCGCACCATCTTCTTCCGGGAGCGTGCGGTCGGACTGAAGCCCTCCGCGTACCTGATGGCGAAGATCGCCGTTTTCAGCGTCACGGCGTTCCTGCAGTCGGCGGTGCTCGTCGGCATCACCCTCGCGGGTAAAAAGGCGCCCGCCGAGGGGTCGGTGATCGCCAACGGCAGCGTCGAGCTGTACATCGATATCTCGTTGACCGCGGTCTGCTGTGTGGTCTTCGGCCTGCTGCTCTCCAGCCTGGCCAGGTCGAACGAGCAGGTGATGCCGATGCTCGTGGTGATGATCATGGCCCAGCTCGTGATGGCGGGCGGCCTGATCCCGGTCACCGGCCGCGTGGTGCTGGAGCAGCTGTCGTGGCTTTTCCCGGCCCGCTGGGGATATGCCGCAGGGGCGTCGACGGTGAATGTTCGCGAGGTCTTCCTCAACGCGCAACCGGACACGCTCTGGCAGCACAAATCCGACATCTGGGGACTGGACGTCGGTCTGCTCGTGGTGATCACGGTGATCCTGGCGATCTTCACCTGGCGCAAGCTGCGGCTGAAGAAGTCGGCGGCGTGA
- the rplM gene encoding 50S ribosomal protein L13: MPTYSPKAGDVTRKWYVIDATDVVLGRLSVQAANLLRGKTKPTYAPNFDGGDFVIIINAEKVAISGNKKADKLIHHHSGHPGGLKSRTVGQVLDTRPDRLVEKAIKGMIPKNKLGDAIASKLKVYAGPTHPHAAQQPIPFEIKQVAQ, encoded by the coding sequence GTGCCTACGTACAGCCCCAAGGCTGGTGACGTGACCCGCAAGTGGTACGTCATCGATGCCACTGACGTAGTGCTCGGCCGTCTTTCGGTCCAGGCAGCGAATCTGCTGCGTGGCAAGACCAAGCCGACCTACGCTCCGAACTTCGACGGTGGCGACTTCGTCATCATCATCAACGCCGAGAAGGTTGCCATCAGCGGCAACAAGAAGGCGGACAAGCTGATCCACCACCACTCCGGGCACCCGGGCGGCCTCAAGTCGCGCACTGTCGGTCAGGTGTTGGACACCCGCCCCGACCGTCTCGTGGAGAAGGCCATCAAGGGCATGATCCCGAAGAACAAGCTCGGTGACGCCATCGCGAGCAAGCTGAAGGTCTACGCAGGCCCGACGCACCCGCATGCCGCTCAGCAGCCCATTCCGTTCGAGATCAAGCAGGTGGCCCAGTGA
- the rpsI gene encoding 30S ribosomal protein S9, producing MTAPEEYTEEFVEETVAEDGNVEVVDEEYGYEAEPATFAPIVIDRPVQTVGRRKEAVVRVRLVPGSGNFVLNGRTIEDYFPNKVHQQLVKSPLVTVERAESFDIYARLVGGGPSGQAGALRLAIARALIEVTPDDRPALKRAGFLTRDPRAVERKKYGLKKARKAPQYSKR from the coding sequence GTGACCGCGCCCGAGGAATACACCGAAGAATTCGTCGAAGAGACCGTTGCCGAAGACGGCAACGTCGAGGTTGTCGACGAGGAATACGGCTACGAGGCCGAGCCCGCCACCTTCGCCCCGATCGTGATCGACCGTCCGGTGCAGACCGTCGGCCGTCGCAAGGAGGCCGTGGTTCGCGTGCGTCTGGTGCCGGGTTCCGGCAACTTCGTGCTCAACGGCCGCACCATCGAGGATTACTTCCCGAACAAGGTGCACCAGCAGCTGGTCAAGTCGCCGCTGGTGACCGTCGAGCGGGCGGAGTCCTTCGACATCTACGCTCGCCTCGTCGGCGGTGGCCCCTCGGGTCAGGCCGGTGCACTGCGTCTGGCGATCGCCCGCGCGCTGATCGAGGTCACCCCGGACGATCGTCCCGCCCTCAAGCGGGCCGGCTTCCTCACGCGTGACCCGCGTGCCGTCGAGCGCAAGAAGTATGGTCTGAAGAAGGCCCGTAAGGCGCCTCAGTACTCGAAGCGCTGA
- the glmM gene encoding phosphoglucosamine mutase, producing the protein MGRLFGTDGVRGLANESLSPELALQISGAAAQILSRGKKRALAVVGRDPRASGEMLEAAVTAGLTAAGVNVLAVGVLPTPAVAYLTGLYDACLGVMISASHNPMPDNGIKIFAAGGHKLDDAIEDRIEALIAEAAPVRPIGAAIGRVLNASGARDHGLVIPDQYSVAGTHERYVEHLVEATGQDLSGLTVVVDCAHGAASEVGPAAYREAGATVIAINAEPDGLNINDGCGSTHLDQVSRAVREHGADLGIAHDGDADRTLAVDADGAIVDGDAILAILALAMHEAGELVEDTLVATVMSNLGLHIAMREAGITLRTTAVGDRYVLEELRRGGFNLGGEQSGHVVFPDFGTTGDGILTGLKLMARMARTRRTLADLASVIQTVPQVLINVPVADKSVVANAAEVREAVLEAERVLGDSGRVLLRPSGTESLVRVMVEATDPVRAQQLADDLAKRVASV; encoded by the coding sequence ATGGGACGTTTGTTCGGCACCGACGGAGTCCGCGGGCTCGCCAACGAGTCGTTGAGTCCGGAACTGGCACTGCAGATTTCCGGCGCGGCCGCGCAGATCCTGAGTCGCGGCAAGAAGCGTGCGCTCGCAGTGGTCGGCCGTGATCCGCGCGCCAGCGGCGAGATGCTGGAGGCCGCGGTGACCGCAGGCCTGACCGCCGCGGGCGTGAATGTGCTTGCGGTAGGGGTACTTCCGACGCCCGCCGTCGCCTATCTCACCGGCCTGTACGACGCGTGCCTCGGCGTGATGATCTCCGCCTCGCACAATCCCATGCCGGACAACGGAATCAAGATCTTTGCCGCGGGCGGGCACAAGCTCGACGACGCGATCGAGGACCGGATCGAAGCGTTGATCGCCGAGGCGGCGCCGGTGCGCCCGATCGGCGCCGCTATCGGACGGGTGCTCAACGCATCCGGCGCGCGCGATCACGGCCTGGTCATTCCCGATCAGTACAGCGTGGCGGGCACCCACGAACGCTACGTCGAGCATCTGGTCGAGGCGACCGGGCAGGATCTATCCGGGCTGACCGTCGTGGTGGACTGCGCCCACGGTGCGGCCTCCGAAGTGGGTCCGGCCGCCTACCGCGAGGCGGGGGCGACGGTGATCGCCATCAACGCCGAACCCGACGGCCTGAACATCAATGACGGTTGTGGATCGACGCACCTGGACCAGGTCAGCCGTGCGGTACGTGAGCACGGCGCGGATCTCGGCATCGCGCACGACGGCGACGCGGACCGCACCCTGGCCGTCGATGCCGACGGCGCGATCGTGGACGGCGACGCCATCCTGGCGATTCTGGCCCTTGCCATGCACGAGGCGGGTGAGCTGGTCGAGGACACCCTCGTCGCCACCGTCATGAGCAACCTCGGTCTGCACATCGCCATGCGCGAGGCCGGAATCACCCTGCGCACCACCGCGGTAGGGGACCGCTACGTCTTGGAAGAATTGCGCCGCGGCGGGTTCAACCTCGGCGGCGAACAGTCCGGCCACGTGGTCTTCCCCGACTTCGGCACCACCGGCGACGGAATCCTCACCGGCCTGAAACTGATGGCGCGGATGGCACGGACCCGCCGCACTCTCGCCGACCTGGCGTCGGTGATCCAGACGGTGCCGCAGGTTCTGATCAACGTCCCGGTCGCCGACAAGTCGGTCGTCGCCAACGCGGCCGAGGTCCGCGAGGCAGTGTTGGAGGCCGAGCGGGTGCTCGGCGACTCCGGGCGAGTCCTGTTGCGCCCCAGCGGAACCGAGTCACTCGTCCGGGTGATGGTCGAGGCCACCGACCCGGTCCGAGCCCAGCAGCTTGCCGACGATCTCGCGAAGCGAGTGGCGTCGGTCTGA
- a CDS encoding ABC-F family ATP-binding cassette domain-containing protein — protein sequence MQVSTTLHARGLSAGHGERTLFEDLDLTLAPGDVIGLVGVNGAGKSTLLRMLADRASATGSITLSPPDATIGYLAQEPERVPGETVLEFLGRRTGVTAAQQAMDSAAERLADGGADDYTPALERWLALGGADLDQRAEEVAADLGLADSLASGLDTPMTGLSGGQAARAGLASVLLSRFDILLLDEPTNDLDLDGLARLEQFVTGVREPLMVISHDREFLARTVNRIIELDLAQQQVGIYDGSYESYLMEREIARQHAREAYDDYADTKSGLEARAQMQRNWLEHGVRNARRKVRDPKKVDSDKAGRKMRAESTEKQAAKARQTQRRIERLDVVEEPRKEWELRMEIAAAPRSGSVVATLSNATLTRGDFTLGPITTQVDWADRIVLTGANGSGKSTLLALLLGKIQPDNGTAALGSGVEIGEVDQARGLFRGNTPLAETFGIEMPDWPDAEVRTLLAKFGLRGAHVTRACETLSPGERTRAALALLQARGVNLLVLDEPTNHLDLPAIEQLEQAVESFTGTMLLVTHDRRMLDSVHSTRRWRMDNGRLTED from the coding sequence ATGCAGGTGAGCACCACTCTGCATGCCCGCGGACTGTCCGCGGGCCACGGCGAACGCACCCTGTTCGAGGACCTGGATCTCACCCTGGCACCCGGCGACGTGATCGGTTTGGTCGGGGTGAACGGCGCAGGTAAGTCGACGCTGCTGCGCATGCTGGCCGACCGGGCCAGCGCCACCGGCAGCATCACGCTGAGCCCGCCCGATGCCACCATCGGATATTTGGCGCAGGAACCCGAACGCGTCCCCGGCGAGACTGTGCTCGAATTCCTCGGCCGCCGCACCGGAGTCACCGCGGCGCAGCAGGCGATGGATTCCGCCGCCGAGCGTCTTGCCGACGGCGGTGCGGACGACTACACGCCGGCCTTGGAGCGGTGGCTTGCGCTCGGCGGCGCTGACCTCGATCAGCGCGCCGAAGAAGTCGCTGCCGACCTCGGCCTCGCCGACAGCCTCGCGAGCGGCCTCGACACCCCCATGACCGGACTCTCCGGCGGCCAGGCGGCGCGAGCCGGACTCGCCTCGGTATTGTTGTCCCGCTTCGACATTCTGCTGCTCGACGAACCGACCAACGACTTGGATCTGGACGGACTCGCGCGACTGGAGCAGTTCGTGACCGGCGTCCGCGAACCGCTGATGGTGATCAGCCACGACCGGGAGTTCTTGGCGCGCACGGTGAATCGGATCATCGAGCTCGATCTCGCGCAGCAGCAGGTCGGTATCTACGACGGCAGCTACGAGTCGTACCTGATGGAGCGCGAGATCGCCCGCCAGCACGCCCGCGAGGCCTACGACGACTACGCGGACACCAAGTCCGGTCTCGAGGCTCGGGCACAGATGCAGCGCAACTGGCTCGAGCACGGCGTCCGCAACGCCCGCCGCAAGGTACGCGACCCGAAGAAGGTCGACTCCGACAAAGCGGGCCGCAAGATGCGCGCCGAATCCACCGAGAAGCAGGCCGCCAAGGCCCGCCAAACCCAGCGCCGCATCGAGCGACTGGACGTGGTGGAGGAGCCGCGCAAGGAATGGGAGCTGCGGATGGAGATCGCCGCCGCGCCGCGCAGCGGATCGGTGGTCGCCACCCTGTCGAACGCGACCCTCACGCGCGGCGATTTCACGCTGGGTCCGATCACCACGCAGGTGGATTGGGCCGATCGCATCGTATTGACCGGCGCGAACGGATCCGGCAAGTCGACGCTGCTCGCGCTGCTATTGGGAAAGATCCAGCCGGATAACGGAACTGCCGCACTCGGGTCCGGTGTCGAGATCGGCGAGGTCGACCAGGCCCGCGGCTTGTTCCGCGGAAACACTCCGCTGGCAGAGACTTTCGGTATCGAGATGCCCGACTGGCCGGACGCGGAGGTCCGCACCCTGCTCGCCAAGTTCGGCCTGCGCGGCGCGCATGTGACACGAGCCTGCGAAACCCTCTCCCCTGGCGAACGCACGCGCGCCGCACTGGCGCTGCTGCAAGCCCGCGGCGTCAACCTGCTCGTCCTCGACGAGCCGACCAACCACCTCGACCTGCCCGCCATCGAACAACTGGAGCAGGCTGTCGAATCCTTCACCGGCACCATGCTGCTCGTCACCCACGACCGTCGCATGCTGGACTCGGTCCACTCCACTCGCCGCTGGCGCATGGACAACGGCCGCCTCACCGAGGACTGA
- a CDS encoding PspC domain-containing protein, translated as MTAPARRLTRSTTDSWIAGVCGGIAEYFGWNANVVRLLFVLSCLLPGPQFIVYLVLWLIIPKT; from the coding sequence ATGACCGCACCCGCTCGCCGCCTTACCCGCTCCACCACCGACAGCTGGATCGCCGGCGTCTGCGGTGGCATCGCCGAATACTTCGGCTGGAACGCCAATGTCGTCCGACTCCTTTTCGTGCTGTCCTGTCTGCTGCCCGGCCCGCAGTTCATCGTCTATCTGGTGCTGTGGCTGATCATCCCCAAGACGTGA
- a CDS encoding DUF6802 family protein: MVTSGEFPGLDLPGVDASSSLEGLGPVELHHPTQDIDGDGALDTVTTSGPEAMQVWSDYDHDGVADQVTVVEKDGDYAAWEFHHNSDGTSGWVRTDHGKIGQ, from the coding sequence ATGGTCACCTCGGGCGAATTCCCGGGCCTGGATCTACCGGGCGTCGACGCATCCTCCTCGCTGGAAGGTCTTGGTCCGGTAGAGCTGCACCACCCCACCCAGGACATCGACGGTGACGGCGCTCTCGACACCGTCACCACCTCCGGCCCCGAAGCGATGCAGGTCTGGTCGGACTATGACCACGACGGCGTCGCCGATCAGGTCACCGTCGTCGAAAAAGACGGCGACTATGCGGCATGGGAGTTCCACCACAACTCCGATGGCACCTCGGGGTGGGTGCGCACCGATCACGGGAAGATCGGTCAGTAG
- a CDS encoding WXG100 family type VII secretion target — MAYEYAGKKIDEILDYGVHGLEYWRKFLPLYEKAFNSGPGQFGDLNKLQAKYDEQRRMDLPKLETAAWELTMALNEADGQRNTQQGQLTSMTEMWQGEAATAATTMMGDQLKLALDDINKARVAAVAIAAMVEPLRKSVYTKADITLGLLENGASGTREIKIRGRTPEDIELMIDVRSATEWISDDQIRKLGRVFEELDVRSGQLEDENYISTGIGQKSWEACDSWIKDVFKKDVEDKLVRYNAACETTDKLFKDQYQIAVKAMNQVAEVAYPRPAAAPSDKPSTPGTPGTPGTPGTPGTPGTPGTPGTPGTPGTPGTPGTPGTPGTPGTPGTPTTPASTPTSTNPTSTNSLTGLASLSQVASTLSPIATQLASAASQGLTSLSGTIKEGLDQVLQQIEKTIDPTKAEDKDGDGKPDEKPDDKKAGKPAAEFDLAGRHLKFEMGPDGQLKAVVTDADGKPHEYSMKLDEKGNPVISSGEPKGEDGKPASPPGDNPGSPLGNSGSPGAPGSPAGNSGNPGSPGAPAGPAVPGGGTPPENPNQPGVPTGAPPPRREEDGEHRPPPMSAPEGQQPPFDSGAELAEAGPL, encoded by the coding sequence GTGGCATACGAATATGCTGGTAAGAAGATCGATGAAATCCTGGACTATGGCGTTCACGGTCTGGAGTACTGGCGCAAGTTCCTTCCACTCTATGAAAAAGCGTTCAACAGCGGGCCTGGACAGTTCGGCGATCTGAACAAGCTGCAGGCAAAGTACGACGAGCAGCGTCGTATGGATCTGCCCAAGCTGGAAACCGCGGCGTGGGAATTGACCATGGCATTGAACGAGGCGGACGGACAGCGCAACACCCAGCAAGGTCAACTCACGAGCATGACCGAGATGTGGCAGGGCGAAGCGGCCACCGCGGCGACAACCATGATGGGCGACCAACTGAAGCTTGCGCTCGACGATATCAACAAGGCGCGAGTCGCTGCTGTTGCTATCGCGGCGATGGTGGAACCGTTGCGAAAGTCTGTCTACACGAAGGCCGACATTACGCTCGGGCTGCTTGAAAACGGGGCAAGTGGGACGCGTGAGATCAAGATTCGCGGTAGGACTCCCGAAGACATCGAATTGATGATAGATGTCCGCAGTGCTACCGAATGGATCAGTGATGATCAGATCCGAAAGTTGGGTAGGGTTTTCGAAGAACTCGACGTCCGAAGCGGTCAATTGGAGGATGAGAACTATATAAGCACAGGAATTGGGCAGAAGAGTTGGGAGGCTTGTGATAGCTGGATCAAGGATGTATTCAAGAAGGACGTAGAAGACAAGCTTGTCCGCTATAACGCAGCCTGCGAGACAACCGACAAGCTGTTCAAGGATCAGTATCAGATTGCCGTGAAGGCAATGAATCAAGTTGCCGAAGTTGCTTATCCGAGGCCTGCTGCTGCGCCTTCGGACAAGCCGAGTACCCCTGGTACGCCGGGTACTCCTGGTACGCCGGGTACTCCTGGTACGCCGGGTACTCCTGGTACGCCGGGTACTCCTGGTACGCCGGGTACTCCTGGTACGCCGGGTACTCCTGGCACGCCGGGCACTCCTGGTACGCCGGGCACTCCGACAACCCCTGCCAGCACCCCGACTTCTACGAATCCGACGTCGACCAACTCGCTAACAGGTCTCGCTTCCCTCAGCCAGGTCGCCAGCACGCTGTCGCCGATCGCGACGCAGCTCGCCAGCGCGGCAAGTCAAGGACTGACCTCGCTGAGTGGCACCATCAAAGAGGGTCTCGACCAGGTGCTGCAGCAGATCGAGAAGACGATCGATCCGACCAAGGCTGAAGATAAGGACGGCGACGGGAAGCCCGACGAGAAGCCCGACGACAAGAAGGCCGGCAAACCAGCTGCCGAATTCGACCTGGCAGGCAGACACCTGAAGTTCGAGATGGGTCCGGACGGTCAATTGAAAGCGGTCGTGACCGACGCGGATGGGAAACCCCACGAGTACAGCATGAAGCTGGACGAGAAGGGAAACCCGGTCATCTCCAGCGGGGAGCCCAAGGGAGAAGACGGGAAACCGGCGTCACCGCCGGGGGACAACCCCGGCAGCCCCCTTGGTAACTCTGGCAGCCCGGGTGCGCCGGGCAGCCCTGCTGGCAACTCGGGCAACCCTGGCAGCCCCGGCGCTCCTGCCGGCCCCGCAGTCCCCGGAGGTGGTACGCCGCCGGAGAACCCGAATCAGCCCGGTGTTCCGACCGGTGCGCCGCCACCGCGGCGGGAGGAAGACGGTGAGCATCGCCCGCCTCCTATGTCCGCGCCTGAAGGGCAGCAACCGCCATTCGACAGTGGTGCCGAATTGGCAGAGGCCGGGCCGCTGTGA
- a CDS encoding dienelactone hydrolase family protein, with translation MSASVKSLLSTLTSKGPHRVLRGNLAIAGQPGVVYTPESGLSLPAVAFGHSWLTSASNYRGLLEHLASWGFVVAAPDTERGPIPSHLGLATDLLTTLDICTRVRLGDGTISVHPDRLALAGHAMGAGAAVIAAAQRKVAAVAALYPAPTAPSAETLAPDIDTPALILAGTDIDSVSSNAIPLATAWAGAVVLRQLDGASHNGIIEGRRALAALGAGRHESKTARTTRALLTGYLLHKLLGDKTYAPFADPEAVIPHTTVIDPDAPRDEEKKPKLSVGQISQLLRR, from the coding sequence GTGTCGGCGTCTGTGAAATCACTTCTGAGCACCCTGACCAGCAAAGGCCCGCATCGGGTGCTGCGCGGCAATCTGGCCATCGCAGGCCAGCCCGGGGTGGTGTACACGCCTGAATCGGGGCTGAGCCTGCCCGCTGTCGCGTTCGGCCACAGCTGGCTGACCAGTGCTTCGAACTATCGCGGGCTGCTCGAGCACCTCGCGTCCTGGGGTTTCGTGGTGGCGGCCCCTGATACCGAGCGCGGGCCGATTCCGTCACATCTGGGCCTGGCCACCGATCTGCTCACCACGCTGGACATCTGCACTCGTGTCCGACTCGGTGACGGCACGATCAGCGTGCACCCCGACCGGCTCGCCCTCGCCGGTCATGCCATGGGCGCGGGCGCCGCGGTCATCGCCGCCGCGCAGCGCAAGGTCGCCGCGGTCGCCGCCCTCTATCCGGCGCCCACCGCGCCCTCCGCCGAGACCCTGGCCCCCGACATCGACACCCCCGCCCTGATCCTCGCGGGCACCGACATCGACTCCGTCAGCTCCAATGCCATTCCCCTCGCCACCGCCTGGGCCGGCGCTGTTGTCCTGCGCCAACTCGACGGCGCCTCCCATAACGGCATCATCGAAGGCCGCCGCGCCCTTGCCGCCCTCGGCGCGGGCAGGCACGAATCGAAAACCGCCCGCACCACCCGCGCCCTGCTCACCGGTTATCTGCTCCACAAACTCCTCGGTGACAAGACCTACGCCCCCTTCGCCGACCCCGAGGCGGTAATCCCGCACACCACAGTCATCGACCCCGACGCCCCCCGGGACGAGGAGAAGAAGCCAAAACTCTCGGTGGGTCAGATCAGCCAGCTCTTGCGGCGGTAG